One region of Mangifera indica cultivar Alphonso unplaced genomic scaffold, CATAS_Mindica_2.1 Un_0015, whole genome shotgun sequence genomic DNA includes:
- the LOC123205772 gene encoding probable sucrose-phosphate synthase 3, which produces MAGNEWINGYLEAILDTGATAIEEQKPAPLNLRETGHNFNPTKYFVEEVVSGVDETDLHRTWLKVVAMRNTRERSSRLENMCWRIWHLTRKKKQLEWEEGQRLAHRRWEREQGRRDVTEDMSEDLSEGEKGDGLGEMMQPETPRKRFLQRNLSNLEVWSDDKKEKKLYIVLISLHGLIRGENMELGRDSDTGGQVKYVVELSSALARMPGVYRVDLFTRQVSSPEVDWSYGEPAEMLTMCSEDDGNGDEVGESSGAYIIRIPFGPQDKYLGKELLWPFIQEFVDGALAHILNMSKVLGEQIGGGQPVWPYVIHGHYADAGDSAALLSGALNVPMVLTGHSLGRNKLEQLLKQGRQSKEDINSTYKIMRRMEAEELSLDAAELVITSTKQEIEEQWGLYDGFDVKLEKVLRARARRGVNCHGRYMPRMVVIPPGMDFSSVVVQEDAPEVDGEIATLMGGTDGSPKAIPAIWVEVMRFLANPHKPIILALSRPDPKKNITTLLRAFGESRHLRELANLVLIMGNRDNIDEMTGGNASVLTTVLKMIDKYDLYGQVAYPKHHKQNDVPDIYRLAAKTKGVFINPALVEPFGLTLIEAAAHGLPMVATKNGGPVDIHRALNNGLLVDPHSKEDITDALLKLVSDRNLWHECRKNGWKNIHLYSWPEHCRTYLTRVAACRMRYPQWQTDTPLDEIPDEESFLNDSLKDVQDMSLRLSVDGDKSSLNESLDYKAAASGDPVQDQVTRVLSKIKKPESDSKDNKEVGKKTVDNVTSKYPLLRRRRKLIVIALDCYDSKGAPEKKTAQIVQDMFKAVRSDTELAKVSGFALSTAMGVSETMEFLKSEKIQVNDFDALICSSGGEVYYPDTYIEAGKLSPDPDYASHIDYRWGIDGLEKTIWKLLSTSDSGSESNQSSCVIEPDKKSSNAHCISFLIKDPSKIKRVDDLRRKLRMRGLRCHPMYCRNSTRIQIIPLLASRSQALRYLFVRWRLNVANMFVVVGETGDTDYEEMISGAHKTLIMKGTVEKGSCELLRTVDLRDDIVPKESSLIGFLNTGAKVNEITKALKQLLEASVGM; this is translated from the exons ATGGCCGGGAATGAGTGGATAAATGGGTACTTGGAGGCGATATTGGACACCGGGGCAACGGCAATTGAGGAACAGAAGCCAGCGCCATTGAATTTGAGAGAAACGGGACATAATTTCAACCCGACTAAGTACTTTGTGGAGGAGGTGGTTAGTGGAGTCGACGAGACTGATCTTCACCGAACTTGGCTCAAGGTTGTCGCCATGCGCAACACACGTGAGCGGAGTTCCAGACTTGAGAACATGTGCTGGCGCATTTGGCATCTCACTCGCAAGAAGAAGCAG TTGGAGTGGGAAGAAGGACAGCGGCTGGCCCATAGGAGATGGGAGCGGGAACAAGGGCGCCGGGATGTGACTGAGGACATGTCTGAAGACCTGTCAGAAGGAGAGAAGGGAGATGGTCTGGGGGAGATGATGCAGCCTGAAACTCCAAGGAAAAGGTTCCTTCAGAGAAACTTGTCTAACTTGGAAGTATGGTCTGATgataagaaggaaaagaaactcTACATTGTCCTTATCAG TTTGCATGGTTTGATTCGGGGAGAAAACATGGAGCTTGGTAGAGATTCCGACACTGGTGGACAG GTGAAATATGTGGTAGAGCTATCCAGCGCACTTGCAAGGATGCCAGGCGTTTATAGGGTAGATCTTTTTACACGCCAAGTCTCTTCACCTGAAGTTGATTGGAGTTATGGTGAGCCTGCGGAAATGCTGACTATGTGCTCTGAAGATGATGGAAACGGAGATGAAGTGGGAGAGAGCAGCGGAGCATACATTATAAGGATCCCCTTCGGTCCACAGGATAAGTACCTTGGCAAAGAATTACTATGGCCTTTCATTCAAGAATTTGTAGATGGAGCTCTAGCTCACATTCTTAATATGTCAAAGGTTTTAGGTGAACAAATTGGTGGGGGGCAGCCTGTGTGGCCTTATGTCATCCATGGGCATTATGCGGATGCAGGGGACAGTGCAGCTCTCCTCTCTGGTGCTTTGAATGTCCCAATGGTGCTAACTGGACATTCACTTGGAAGAAACAAGCTTGAACAGCTTCTTAAACAGGGACGACAATCCAAGGAGGATATCAATTCGACATATAAGATTATGAGAAGGATGGAAGCTGAAGAGCTTTCCCTTGATGCTGCAGAACTTGTTATCACAAGTACCAAGCAGGAGATTGAAGAGCAATGGGGGCTTTATGATGGGTTTGATGTGAAGCTTGAGAAAGTTTTACGTGCTCGGGCTAGACGTGGAGTCAATTGCCATGGCAGATACATGCCAAGGATGGTG GTAATCCCTCCTGGGATGGACTTCAGCAGTGTTGTGGTACAAGAAGATGCCCCTGAGGTTGATGGGGAGATTGCCACACTTATGGGTGGTACTGATGGGTCTCCGAAGGCAATTCCAGCCATATGGGTTGAA GTAATGCGGTTCCTTGCAAATCCCCACAAACCAATAATCTTGGCTTTATCAAGGCCTGACCCAAAGAAGAACATAACAACACTTTTGAGGGCCTTTGGAGAGAGTCGTCACCTAAGAGAGCTCGCTAATCTG GTACTAATAATGGGGAACAGGGATAATATAGATGAGATGACTGGTGGAAATGCTAGTGTGCTTACAACAGTACTGAAAATGATTGATAAGTATGACCTTTATGGTCAAGTTGCCTACCCAAAACATCACAAGCAGAACGATGTTCCAGACATATACCGGCTTGCTGCAAAAACAAAG GGAGTCTTCATAAATCCTGCATTGGTTGAACCATTTGGGCTTACCTTGATTGAG GCAGCAGCGCATGGGCTTCCAATGGTGGCTACTAAAAATGGAGGACCAGTTGACATTCATCGG gcACTGAACAACGGCCTGTTGGTCGATCCTCATAGTAAAGAAGACATTACGGATGCGTTGCTTAAGTTGGTATCAGATAGGAATTTATGGCATGAATGTCGAAAGAATGGTTGGAAGAACATTCATCTTTACTCGTGGCCTGAGCACTGTCGCACTTACTTGACTAGGGTGGCTGCTTGTCGAATGAGGTACCCACAGTGGCAAACTGATACTCCATTGGATGAAATTCCTGACGAAGAGTCATTTCTTAATGACTCACTTAAGGATGTGCAGGATATGTCACTTAGACTCTCTGTTGATGGGGATAAATCATCACTCAATGAATCTCTTGACTATAAGGCTGCAGCTTCCGGTGACCCTGTCCAAGATCAAGTGACACGTGTTCTCAGCAAGATCAAGAAACCAGAATCTGATTCAAAAGACAATAAAGAAGTTGGGAAGAAAACAGTCGACAATGTGACAAGCAAGTATCCGTTGTTGAGGCGGCGACgcaaattaattgttattgcACTTGACTGCTATGACAGCAAAGGGGCTCCTGAGAAGAAGACAGCCCAGATTGTGCAAGATATGTTTAAGGCTGTTCGATCTGACACAGAACTTGCAAAAGTCTCAGGATTTGCTCTATCAACAGCAATGGGAGTGTCGGAGACAATGGAGTTCTTGAAGTCAGAAAAGATTCAAGTAAATGACTTTGATGCTTTGATTTGTAGTAGTGGAGGTGAAGTATATTATCCCGACACTTACATAGAAGCTGGAAAACTTTCTCCCGATCCAGACTATGCATCACATATTGATTACCGTTGGGGCATTGATGGCCTAGAGAAAACTATTTGGAAACTGCTGAGTACATCTGACAGTGGATCCGAATCGAATCAATCTTCCTGCGTCATTGAGCCAGATAAGAAATCAAGCAACGCTCATTGCATTTCATTCTTGATAAAAGATCCTAGTAAG ATAAAACGTGTTGATGATTTGAGGCGAAAACTTCGGATGAGAGGTCTCCGGTGCCATCCAATGTATTGCAGGAACTCAACAAGAATTCAAATTATTCCTCTTCTAGCTTCTCGATCACAAGCACTCAG GTATCTTTTCGTCCGCTGGAGATTGAATGTGGCGAACATGTTTGTGGTTGTTGGTGAAACTGGTGACACTGACTATGAGGAGATGATTTCCGGGGCTCATAAAACCTTGATCATGAAAGGTACGGTGGAAAAGGGTTCTTGTGAATTACTCCGAACGGTAGATCTAAGAGATGACATTGTTCCTAAGGAAAGCTCCCTGATTGGATTCTTAAACACGGGTGCAAAGGTCAATGAAATCACCAAGGCATTGAAACAACTGTTGGAAGCTTCAGTAGGAATGTGA